From Triticum urartu cultivar G1812 chromosome 2, Tu2.1, whole genome shotgun sequence, a single genomic window includes:
- the LOC125539542 gene encoding uncharacterized membrane protein At1g16860-like isoform X2: MGSRFPSHQLSSGLYVSGRPEQPKEKAPTFGSNVMPYTGGDTKKSGELGKMFELHAERSRKSGPLGSAPSRNPSFGGAASNSGPVSNAGGRSNYSGSLSSSVPGAGGSARAKSNSGPLNKHGEPVKRSSGPQSGGVTPMARQNSGPLPPMLPTTGLITSGPVTSGPLNSSGAPRRKVSGSLDPAASMKARATSLAHNQAVTTLTSEGGFSVMGSISKRGVLRFVNSCPDTDLRTAKDGEYVKVTGVVTCGNFPLESSFQRIPRCVYTSTRLYEYRGWDSKTANPKHRRFTWGLRTAERHAVDFYISDFQSGLRALVRTGSGARVTPYVDESVVIDVNPENKDMSPEFLRWLRERNLSSDGRKMRLKEGYIKEGSTVSVMGVVQKNESVLMIVPPSEPISSGCQWGSCFFPANLEGLVVRCEDTSDMDVIPV, translated from the exons ATGGGTTCTAGATTTCCATCACATCAGCTGAGCAGTGGCCTTTATGTTTCTGGCCGACCTGAGCAACCTAAGGAGAAGGCCCCGACCTTTGGATCCAATGTGATGCCATATACTGGTGGTGACACCAAGAAATCTGGAGAGCTTGGGAAGATGTTTGAGCTCCATGCTGAAAGATCCAGAAAATCTGGTCCTCTAGGCAGTGCGCCTTCGAGAAATCCTTCATTTGGTGGTGCTGCCTCCAACTCTGGACCTGTGTCTAATGCTGGCGGTCGGTCAAACTACTCTGGTTCTCTTTCATCTTCAGTTCCTGGCGCCGGaggatcagcaagagcaaaatctaaCTCCGGACCACTCAATAAGCATGGAGAACCAGTAAAGCGGTCATCTGGTCCCCAGTCTGGAGGTGTGACCCCAATGGCTCGCCAGAATTCTGGCCCTCTCCCTCCAATGCTTCCTACGACTGGGCTTATCACATCTGGCCCTGTAACTTCTGGACCACTGAATTCGTCTGGTGCCCCAAGAAGGAAAGTATCTGGATCTCTTGATCCTGCTGCATCGATGAAGGCGCGGGCCACATCGCTTGCTCACAACCAGGCTGTTACTACACTCACCAGTGAAGGTGGTTTCTCAGTTATGGGAAGCATTTCAAA GAGAGGCGTGCTCAGGTTTGTCAATAGCTGTCCTGATACTGATCTCAGAACTGCAAAGGATGGAGAGTACGTGAAGGTTACAGGG GTTGTTACGTGTGGAAATTTCCCCCTGGAGTCCTCATTTCAAAGGATTCCGAGATGTGTGTACACTTCAACTAGGTTGTATGAGTATAGGGGCTGGGATTCAAAAACTGCAAACCCCAAGCATCGCCGGTTTACCTGGGGATTACGGACAGCAGAG CGACATGCGGTTGATTTCTACATCTCAGATTTCCAGTCTGGGCTTCGAGCATTGGTGAGAACAGGAAGTGGGGCACGGGTGACACCATATGTCGATGAATCGGTAGTAATTGACGTCAATCCTGAGAACAAGGACATGTCTCCTGAATTTCTTAGATGGCTACGAGAAAGGAACCTCTCAAGTGATGGTCGGAAAATGCGCCTAAAAGAAGG ATACATCAAGGAAGGCAGCACTGTGAGCGTGATGGGGGTCGTTCAAAAGAATGAGAGCGTGTTGATGATAGTACCTCCATCAGAGCCCATCTCATCTGGTTGCCAGTGGGGGAGTTGTTTCTTCCCAGCGAACCTTGAAGGACTGGTCGTGAGATGCGAAGATACTTCAGACATGGATGTCATACCAGTATAG
- the LOC125539542 gene encoding uncharacterized membrane protein At1g16860-like isoform X1 encodes MGSRFPSHQLSSGLYVSGRPEQPKEKAPTFGSNVMPYTGGDTKKSGELGKMFELHAERSRKSGPLGSAPSRNPSFGGAASNSGPVSNAGGRSNYSGSLSSSVPGAGGSARAKSNSGPLNKHGEPVKRSSGPQSGGVTPMARQNSGPLPPMLPTTGLITSGPVTSGPLNSSGAPRRKVSGSLDPAASMKARATSLAHNQAVTTLTSEGGFSVMGSISKWVFWLVITLLLFGFAVGLFILIAVHNAIVLIVVVAMIGSVAALVSWNVWRGRRGVLRFVNSCPDTDLRTAKDGEYVKVTGVVTCGNFPLESSFQRIPRCVYTSTRLYEYRGWDSKTANPKHRRFTWGLRTAERHAVDFYISDFQSGLRALVRTGSGARVTPYVDESVVIDVNPENKDMSPEFLRWLRERNLSSDGRKMRLKEGYIKEGSTVSVMGVVQKNESVLMIVPPSEPISSGCQWGSCFFPANLEGLVVRCEDTSDMDVIPV; translated from the exons ATGGGTTCTAGATTTCCATCACATCAGCTGAGCAGTGGCCTTTATGTTTCTGGCCGACCTGAGCAACCTAAGGAGAAGGCCCCGACCTTTGGATCCAATGTGATGCCATATACTGGTGGTGACACCAAGAAATCTGGAGAGCTTGGGAAGATGTTTGAGCTCCATGCTGAAAGATCCAGAAAATCTGGTCCTCTAGGCAGTGCGCCTTCGAGAAATCCTTCATTTGGTGGTGCTGCCTCCAACTCTGGACCTGTGTCTAATGCTGGCGGTCGGTCAAACTACTCTGGTTCTCTTTCATCTTCAGTTCCTGGCGCCGGaggatcagcaagagcaaaatctaaCTCCGGACCACTCAATAAGCATGGAGAACCAGTAAAGCGGTCATCTGGTCCCCAGTCTGGAGGTGTGACCCCAATGGCTCGCCAGAATTCTGGCCCTCTCCCTCCAATGCTTCCTACGACTGGGCTTATCACATCTGGCCCTGTAACTTCTGGACCACTGAATTCGTCTGGTGCCCCAAGAAGGAAAGTATCTGGATCTCTTGATCCTGCTGCATCGATGAAGGCGCGGGCCACATCGCTTGCTCACAACCAGGCTGTTACTACACTCACCAGTGAAGGTGGTTTCTCAGTTATGGGAAGCATTTCAAAGTGGGTATTCTGGCTAGTGATCACACTCTTGCTGTTCGGGTTTGCAGTAGGTCTCTTCATTCTTATTGCTGTTCACAATGCGATTGTGCTGATAGTTGTTGTTGCAATGATTGGTTCTGTTGCTGCACTTGTGTCTTGGAATGTTTGGCGGGGCAGGAGAGGCGTGCTCAGGTTTGTCAATAGCTGTCCTGATACTGATCTCAGAACTGCAAAGGATGGAGAGTACGTGAAGGTTACAGGG GTTGTTACGTGTGGAAATTTCCCCCTGGAGTCCTCATTTCAAAGGATTCCGAGATGTGTGTACACTTCAACTAGGTTGTATGAGTATAGGGGCTGGGATTCAAAAACTGCAAACCCCAAGCATCGCCGGTTTACCTGGGGATTACGGACAGCAGAG CGACATGCGGTTGATTTCTACATCTCAGATTTCCAGTCTGGGCTTCGAGCATTGGTGAGAACAGGAAGTGGGGCACGGGTGACACCATATGTCGATGAATCGGTAGTAATTGACGTCAATCCTGAGAACAAGGACATGTCTCCTGAATTTCTTAGATGGCTACGAGAAAGGAACCTCTCAAGTGATGGTCGGAAAATGCGCCTAAAAGAAGG ATACATCAAGGAAGGCAGCACTGTGAGCGTGATGGGGGTCGTTCAAAAGAATGAGAGCGTGTTGATGATAGTACCTCCATCAGAGCCCATCTCATCTGGTTGCCAGTGGGGGAGTTGTTTCTTCCCAGCGAACCTTGAAGGACTGGTCGTGAGATGCGAAGATACTTCAGACATGGATGTCATACCAGTATAG